From Pelotomaculum schinkii, the proteins below share one genomic window:
- a CDS encoding HypC/HybG/HupF family hydrogenase formation chaperone, which yields MCLGVTAKVVKIDGQKADVEFDGVTQAISIAMTPQVKIGEYVMIHAGFAISIIDQTQAEETMDLFKEIKKMMEEEQRDA from the coding sequence ATGTGTCTGGGTGTAACAGCCAAAGTAGTCAAAATTGACGGCCAAAAGGCAGATGTAGAATTTGACGGTGTCACCCAAGCTATTTCCATAGCTATGACCCCGCAAGTTAAAATTGGTGAATATGTTATGATCCACGCAGGTTTCGCCATCAGTATCATTGATCAAACGCAGGCAGAAGAAACCATGGATTTGTTCAAGGAGATTAAAAAAATGATGGAAGAGGAACAGCGGGATGCATGA
- the hypD gene encoding hydrogenase formation protein HypD, with protein MHEAEIVQLLISEIKKCEKPLAFMEVCGTHTMAISRYGLREVLPDNIKLLSGPGCPVCVTANRDIDIAIAFAGIPGLILTTFGDMIRVPGSKSSLARERAEGRDVRVVYSILEALEIARQNPAREVVFYAVGFETTAPSTAFGIMEAKKDALKNFSVICMHKTLPNALRALLDSGELGINGFLLPGHVSAIIGAKVYGFLAQEYGIGGAVTGFEPRDILGSILKLIRQQTAGPLIENEYRRVVKDNGNQAALQGMNQVFTACNSDWRGLGIISDSGLAIKADWQEYDALHRFEVKVDEPVEHQGCSCGDILRGVKLPAACPMFGVACTPENPIGPCMVSSEGSCAAHYRYRE; from the coding sequence ATGCATGAGGCTGAGATTGTCCAGTTACTGATATCTGAGATTAAGAAATGCGAAAAGCCACTTGCGTTTATGGAGGTATGCGGCACACATACCATGGCTATAAGCCGCTACGGGCTGAGGGAAGTATTGCCGGACAATATTAAGCTGCTTTCGGGTCCTGGCTGCCCGGTTTGTGTAACCGCTAACCGTGATATCGATATTGCGATTGCCTTTGCCGGAATCCCTGGCTTAATACTAACAACCTTTGGTGATATGATCCGCGTGCCCGGTTCCAAAAGCAGCCTCGCCAGGGAACGCGCTGAAGGAAGAGATGTCAGGGTAGTCTATTCAATTCTGGAAGCCTTGGAGATAGCCAGGCAAAATCCTGCCCGGGAAGTTGTTTTTTACGCTGTAGGCTTTGAAACAACAGCGCCCAGCACTGCTTTCGGCATTATGGAAGCCAAGAAAGACGCTCTTAAGAACTTTTCCGTGATTTGCATGCATAAGACACTGCCCAATGCGCTGCGCGCGTTGCTTGATTCAGGTGAACTGGGAATCAACGGCTTCCTCTTGCCGGGACACGTAAGCGCAATTATTGGCGCAAAAGTATATGGTTTCTTAGCGCAAGAATATGGTATCGGCGGCGCTGTTACCGGTTTTGAACCACGGGATATTTTAGGATCGATTTTAAAGCTGATTCGTCAACAAACAGCTGGGCCGCTGATTGAAAATGAATACCGGCGGGTAGTAAAAGATAACGGCAATCAAGCTGCCCTTCAAGGAATGAACCAAGTGTTTACTGCCTGTAACAGTGATTGGCGCGGATTGGGTATAATTTCCGACAGCGGTCTGGCGATCAAAGCTGACTGGCAAGAATATGACGCGCTGCACAGGTTTGAAGTTAAAGTGGACGAGCCGGTTGAGCACCAAGGCTGCAGCTGTGGAGACATTTTACGAGGAGTCAAATTACCGGCCGCCTGTCCAATGTTTGGTGTTGCTTGTACACCGGAAAATCCTATCGGACCATGCATGGTTTCCAGCGAGGGTTCATGTGCCGCTCATTACAGATACAGGGAATAA
- the hypE gene encoding hydrogenase expression/formation protein HypE yields the protein MIGHGGGGRLSQQLISNLFLKYFGNPILNALEDAATVMLPQRKIAFTTDSYVVTPRFFPGGNIGKLAVCGTVNDLAMRGALPLYLSVGFIIEEGLSIVELEDIVRAMAEAASTAEVQIATGDTKVVGRGAADGIYINTAGIGIVDEKLNISAENAQPGDKVIISGTIGDHGMTILSLREGLSFKADLRSDCAPLNGLVKELLRFGNDIHVLRDPTRGGVASSLNEIAGSSNAGMLIDESSLPFKPQVKASCELLGLDPLHLANEGKFIAIVAASAADNILEVLHGHEYGKDAVIIGEVTDKTRRVALRTYIGSTRIIDIASGELLPRIC from the coding sequence ATGATCGGTCATGGTGGCGGCGGAAGACTTTCACAACAATTGATCAGTAATTTATTTCTAAAGTATTTTGGCAACCCCATTTTAAACGCCCTGGAGGATGCCGCCACTGTAATGTTGCCGCAGCGTAAAATTGCTTTCACTACTGACTCATATGTCGTTACACCGCGCTTTTTCCCCGGCGGCAATATAGGAAAACTGGCGGTATGCGGCACAGTCAACGATTTGGCTATGCGGGGCGCCCTGCCGCTTTACTTGAGCGTTGGGTTCATTATTGAAGAAGGTTTATCTATCGTCGAATTAGAGGATATTGTACGCGCCATGGCCGAAGCTGCAAGTACGGCAGAGGTACAAATCGCGACCGGTGATACGAAGGTGGTCGGCAGGGGAGCTGCTGACGGTATCTATATTAATACCGCCGGCATCGGTATTGTCGACGAAAAATTGAATATATCAGCTGAAAATGCGCAACCCGGTGATAAAGTAATTATTTCAGGGACAATAGGCGACCACGGGATGACTATTCTCAGCTTGCGTGAGGGATTAAGCTTCAAAGCAGATTTAAGAAGTGACTGCGCGCCGTTAAACGGTCTGGTCAAGGAACTGCTGCGTTTTGGCAATGATATTCATGTCCTGCGCGACCCAACCCGTGGAGGTGTCGCCTCATCCCTCAATGAGATAGCCGGCAGTAGTAATGCCGGCATGCTCATAGATGAGTCAAGCTTACCCTTCAAACCCCAGGTTAAAGCCAGTTGTGAATTATTGGGACTGGATCCCTTGCATCTGGCCAATGAAGGTAAGTTTATCGCGATTGTTGCAGCAAGTGCAGCAGATAATATACTGGAGGTCCTACACGGTCACGAATATGGTAAAGATGCGGTTATAATCGGTGAAGTTACAGATAAGACAAGAAGAGTTGCGCTACGGACCTATATTGGCAGTACACGGATAATTGATATTGCTTCCGGTGAACTGCTGCCGCGCATCTGTTAA
- a CDS encoding CC/Se motif family (seleno)protein codes for MIKVEISEDARDYILKTSDTITVDLVIMSGCFGATNEPLVSIGEPSVLENYDEVIADGIKVYFFKGAVSAPDGIRIYLEGNRLVYQSLQIEGLIYEFTPLPS; via the coding sequence ATGATCAAAGTCGAGATTTCTGAAGATGCCAGGGACTATATTCTCAAAACGTCTGATACCATTACTGTGGACCTGGTAATAATGAGCGGTTGCTTTGGCGCCACCAATGAGCCTCTGGTGTCCATAGGTGAACCGTCCGTACTTGAAAATTATGACGAAGTTATTGCTGACGGAATTAAGGTATACTTTTTTAAGGGGGCCGTTAGCGCACCAGATGGAATCAGGATATATCTGGAGGGTAATAGATTGGTATATCAGAGCTTGCAGATCGAAGGGCTGATCTATGAATTTACCCCGCTTCCATCATAG
- a CDS encoding helicase C-terminal domain-containing protein — MDKRIVVCDLETTGLDPKFDNIIEVGLVSLEMGEVTGKFQTLINPGRSLPLKVKRLTGLDDSDLVQAPDIDALLPQILDFIGESPIAGHNVQFDLGFLASARGVPFANNSYDTLELARLVAPFAASYRLESLCNEFDINLGASHRALDDALATARLLVLMLKLAGQLELGVLMQVAKLLLEAASGWNGAFNDLVKERLKSFPDKKISTQAYWSRGHGGDGKNITARKDNYPGRQKETLEESDIRYLFGPDGPFAEVLPTYEYRSQQEVMACCAAAALNDERYLLMEAGTGVGKSMAYLVPAVLWCIKNKERVLVATHTINLQEQLWFKDIPVLAEVISKPFRAALAKGRQNYVCLRRWLTSLESQHQPEEAAFYARVLVWLTNTGAGDKSELNIIGGEEDLWLGICGEAEGCLGMRCPYQKDCFVQKARRAAEEADLIITNHSLLFADVKAENRVLPAYGPLIIDEAHHLEESATAHLGMQFAQGMFNRWLGIAGKTMARFAEKAPPGDWARWSENLKKSQETRVEAAESMRLFYKLLGESIAVSISPADNEYGRVSTRLPCRDPNYGEVVVCGGKCIEVLRRLTDDMKQCVELMETWAITEESWAGYARDLGQIVHSGESMVDDFEFILEGRDEDFVYWVDMAFSVRWGVRYCTLMAAPIDVGAMLYERLFKNKNTVIMTSATITVNGSYDHFIERTGLRYIQRENLVTSNFDSPFAYDHQALLCINRDLPVQGAVADNVYMESLEHTIYKLVEVTGGRTLVLFTSHRTLREVYQRLKPKLETLGVCLLGHGLDGSRSRILEEFKQDSRTVLFGAFSFWEGVDVPGEALTCVVIVKLPFMSPSVPIIEARLEDLARKERDGFRLLSVPQAVIRFKQGFGRLIRSCSDRGFVVVLDGRILNKSYGRQFLRSLPVKNHIRGSIDMIITKMSEWINSDNTTNTW, encoded by the coding sequence ATGGATAAGAGGATTGTGGTTTGTGACCTTGAAACAACCGGTCTGGATCCTAAATTTGATAACATCATCGAGGTGGGTCTGGTAAGCCTGGAGATGGGAGAGGTCACGGGAAAATTTCAAACGCTGATAAATCCCGGCCGGTCACTGCCGCTCAAGGTAAAAAGGCTCACCGGTCTGGATGACTCAGATCTCGTTCAAGCTCCGGACATTGATGCCCTGCTGCCTCAGATACTCGATTTTATTGGTGAAAGTCCTATTGCGGGGCACAATGTCCAGTTTGACTTGGGCTTTCTTGCTTCTGCCCGGGGAGTGCCATTTGCAAACAATTCTTACGATACGCTCGAACTTGCTCGCCTGGTTGCCCCTTTTGCTGCCAGTTACCGTCTGGAATCCCTTTGCAATGAATTTGATATAAATTTAGGAGCCAGTCACAGGGCTTTAGACGACGCCCTGGCAACTGCACGCCTGCTTGTGCTGATGTTAAAATTAGCTGGTCAGCTGGAACTTGGTGTATTAATGCAGGTGGCCAAGCTATTACTGGAGGCAGCCTCCGGTTGGAACGGCGCCTTTAATGATTTGGTCAAGGAGCGTTTGAAAAGTTTTCCCGATAAAAAAATTTCTACCCAGGCTTATTGGTCTCGTGGACATGGCGGGGATGGTAAAAACATCACCGCCCGTAAGGACAATTATCCCGGGAGACAAAAAGAAACCTTGGAAGAGAGCGACATCAGGTACTTATTTGGACCGGATGGCCCTTTTGCAGAGGTTCTACCCACTTATGAATACCGCTCTCAGCAGGAGGTTATGGCCTGTTGTGCGGCAGCAGCTCTTAACGATGAACGGTACCTTTTAATGGAGGCAGGGACCGGTGTGGGTAAATCTATGGCTTACCTGGTTCCGGCTGTGCTGTGGTGCATCAAGAATAAAGAGAGGGTGTTGGTGGCCACCCATACGATTAACCTACAGGAGCAGCTCTGGTTTAAGGATATCCCGGTACTGGCCGAAGTCATCAGCAAACCGTTTCGGGCGGCGCTGGCCAAGGGACGGCAGAATTATGTCTGCCTGCGCAGGTGGTTAACATCACTGGAAAGCCAACATCAGCCGGAAGAGGCCGCATTTTATGCCCGTGTGCTGGTTTGGTTGACGAACACCGGTGCCGGCGACAAAAGTGAATTGAATATTATCGGGGGTGAGGAAGACCTCTGGTTGGGTATTTGTGGAGAGGCGGAAGGTTGTCTGGGGATGCGTTGTCCCTATCAGAAGGACTGTTTTGTCCAAAAGGCCAGGAGAGCAGCGGAGGAGGCCGACCTGATTATTACCAACCACTCACTGCTCTTTGCCGATGTAAAGGCGGAAAACAGGGTACTCCCCGCATACGGGCCGCTCATAATAGATGAGGCGCACCACCTGGAAGAATCTGCGACAGCCCACCTGGGAATGCAGTTTGCCCAAGGTATGTTTAACCGTTGGTTGGGTATCGCAGGCAAGACCATGGCCAGGTTTGCCGAAAAAGCTCCGCCCGGTGACTGGGCAAGATGGTCGGAGAACCTGAAAAAATCCCAGGAAACCAGGGTTGAAGCGGCAGAATCAATGCGCCTTTTTTATAAACTGTTAGGAGAGTCCATAGCAGTAAGTATTTCGCCGGCTGACAACGAGTATGGGAGAGTTTCCACAAGGCTGCCTTGCCGCGATCCAAACTATGGTGAGGTGGTTGTCTGCGGCGGCAAATGCATCGAGGTACTGCGCCGCTTGACGGACGATATGAAGCAATGTGTCGAGCTCATGGAAACTTGGGCCATCACCGAAGAGTCCTGGGCGGGATATGCGCGTGATCTTGGGCAAATTGTCCACTCCGGCGAGAGTATGGTAGATGACTTTGAGTTTATCCTGGAAGGTCGCGACGAAGATTTCGTATACTGGGTAGATATGGCCTTTTCCGTACGCTGGGGAGTCAGGTACTGTACGCTGATGGCTGCTCCTATTGATGTGGGCGCCATGCTGTATGAACGCTTATTTAAAAACAAAAACACGGTAATAATGACTTCAGCCACAATTACTGTCAACGGGAGCTATGACCATTTTATTGAACGGACCGGCCTGCGTTATATCCAAAGGGAAAACCTGGTTACCTCAAATTTTGATTCACCTTTTGCCTATGACCACCAGGCACTGTTGTGTATCAACCGTGATCTCCCCGTACAGGGCGCTGTGGCAGATAATGTCTATATGGAGAGCCTGGAACATACAATTTATAAGCTGGTTGAAGTAACTGGCGGAAGGACCCTGGTTCTTTTTACCTCCCACCGGACTTTAAGGGAGGTCTATCAGCGGTTGAAACCGAAACTGGAGACCCTGGGTGTGTGCCTGTTGGGGCATGGACTGGACGGCAGCAGGTCCAGGATATTGGAGGAGTTTAAACAGGACAGCCGAACCGTTCTATTTGGAGCTTTCAGTTTTTGGGAGGGAGTGGACGTTCCTGGTGAGGCGCTTACCTGTGTGGTGATCGTGAAATTGCCGTTTATGTCGCCTTCGGTTCCAATTATAGAAGCCCGTTTGGAGGATTTAGCCAGAAAAGAAAGGGATGGTTTTCGGTTGCTCAGCGTACCGCAGGCTGTGATCCGCTTCAAACAGGGTTTTGGCAGGCTGATCCGGAGCTGCAGCGACAGGGGCTTCGTGGTTGTTCTTGACGGGCGAATTCTCAACAAGAGCTACGGCAGACAATTTTTACGTTCACTTCCTGTGAAAAACCACATAAGAGGTAGTATTGATATGATCATCACAAAAATGTCGGAATGGATTAATTCTGACAACACTACTAATACCTGGTAA
- a CDS encoding peptidylprolyl isomerase gives MKKGSIELENGNKVIIEFFDKAAPGTVANFEKLANSGFYNGLNFHRVIPGFVAQGGCPKGNGTGGPGYRIKCETAGNPHKHVKGALSMAHAGKDTGGSQFFICYDSFPHLDGVHTVFGQVVEGMEYVDKIKPGDKMKEVKVWEE, from the coding sequence ATGAAAAAAGGCAGTATTGAGTTAGAGAACGGTAATAAAGTGATTATAGAGTTTTTTGATAAAGCTGCGCCGGGAACGGTTGCAAATTTCGAGAAACTCGCAAATTCCGGATTTTATAACGGTTTGAATTTTCACCGGGTAATACCGGGTTTTGTTGCCCAGGGAGGCTGCCCTAAAGGTAATGGGACAGGCGGACCAGGTTACAGAATAAAATGTGAAACTGCCGGCAACCCCCATAAGCATGTTAAGGGAGCCTTATCGATGGCGCACGCAGGAAAAGATACGGGCGGCAGCCAATTTTTTATATGCTACGACTCATTCCCCCACCTTGACGGGGTCCACACCGTTTTTGGCCAGGTGGTAGAGGGAATGGAATACGTAGATAAAATTAAACCAGGCGATAAAATGAAAGAAGTTAAGGTCTGGGAAGAATAG
- a CDS encoding metal-dependent hydrolase, giving the protein MKVTFLGHAGFLVEGSATIVIDPFLTGNPVAAVKPEEIRADLVLVTHGHGDHLGNAVAIAKQSGGTLVSVFEMATYAGRKGALSHGMHIGGSHTFNGVKIKLTPAWHGTGFGEGPMEYLGTPCGFLINMDGRTIYHSGDTGLFGDMELIGRLHPADLALLPIGDNFTMGPEDALEAVKMLKPKMVVPMHYNTWPLIKQDPLKFKAEVESATVSMVTVLAPGENFELL; this is encoded by the coding sequence ATGAAGGTAACGTTCTTGGGACATGCGGGATTCCTTGTGGAGGGGAGCGCGACCATAGTAATTGACCCGTTTCTGACCGGCAACCCTGTTGCAGCAGTAAAACCCGAAGAAATCAGGGCTGACCTGGTACTGGTAACACATGGCCACGGCGACCACCTGGGTAATGCCGTGGCCATCGCCAAACAATCCGGTGGTACGCTGGTTTCCGTGTTTGAGATGGCAACTTATGCCGGACGTAAGGGGGCGTTATCGCACGGAATGCATATTGGAGGCAGCCATACCTTTAATGGAGTAAAAATAAAGCTGACGCCGGCATGGCACGGGACAGGTTTCGGCGAAGGACCCATGGAATATCTGGGTACACCATGCGGATTTTTGATTAATATGGACGGCAGAACCATTTACCATTCCGGTGATACCGGCTTATTCGGTGACATGGAACTAATCGGTCGCCTGCATCCGGCTGACCTGGCCTTACTGCCTATCGGCGATAATTTCACGATGGGGCCGGAGGATGCATTAGAAGCAGTAAAGATGCTTAAGCCCAAAATGGTCGTTCCCATGCATTACAATACCTGGCCTCTAATCAAACAGGACCCGTTGAAATTTAAAGCGGAGGTGGAGTCTGCTACAGTAAGTATGGTTACGGTGCTTGCCCCGGGCGAAAACTTTGAGCTTCTTTAA
- the meaB gene encoding methylmalonyl Co-A mutase-associated GTPase MeaB: protein MEDLLNRFRAGEHRALARVISIVENEMPQKDELIKQIYQQTGRSYILGVTGSPGAGKSSLVDLLVKEIRKRNENVGIIAVDPTSPFTGGAILGDRIRMNAHALDEGVFIRSMGTRGSLGGVTKTTKEIVKVMDAFGMDWIIIETVGVGQAELDIMYIADTTIVVLTPGAGDSIQTMKAGIMEIADVFAVNKCDMPGADRVVAEVDMMLDFRDDHVKWRPPVVQTSTMNIVGITELLSAIERHRGYLLDKGIFDVRRNERAKNETLDIVSQQWERLVRKQVNQPGQVKRLLEKVAAREVDPYTASVQILDLVMQQVVGQATPAR from the coding sequence TTGGAAGATTTACTTAATAGGTTCCGGGCAGGCGAGCACCGGGCGCTGGCTAGGGTGATTTCAATTGTAGAGAACGAGATGCCTCAAAAGGACGAGCTTATTAAGCAAATATACCAGCAGACAGGTCGAAGCTATATTCTGGGGGTAACCGGCTCACCTGGCGCAGGTAAAAGTTCTCTGGTGGACCTCCTTGTTAAAGAAATAAGAAAAAGGAATGAAAATGTCGGGATTATAGCGGTGGATCCCACCAGCCCCTTTACCGGCGGGGCCATTCTGGGAGACCGTATACGTATGAACGCGCATGCTTTGGACGAAGGGGTTTTTATTCGCAGTATGGGCACCAGAGGCAGCCTTGGTGGGGTGACCAAGACCACCAAGGAAATAGTTAAAGTCATGGACGCCTTTGGGATGGATTGGATCATCATTGAAACTGTGGGTGTAGGTCAGGCTGAACTGGACATTATGTATATAGCAGACACTACCATAGTCGTTCTGACTCCCGGGGCAGGGGACAGTATACAGACTATGAAGGCTGGTATTATGGAGATCGCCGATGTGTTTGCCGTAAATAAATGCGATATGCCGGGCGCTGACAGAGTTGTTGCAGAAGTGGATATGATGCTGGATTTTCGTGACGATCACGTAAAATGGCGGCCACCCGTAGTGCAAACATCTACCATGAATATTGTTGGTATCACTGAACTTTTATCAGCTATTGAAAGACACCGCGGCTATCTCCTCGACAAGGGGATCTTTGATGTTAGAAGAAACGAGCGTGCAAAAAATGAAACGCTTGACATAGTAAGCCAACAATGGGAAAGGTTGGTTAGAAAGCAGGTAAATCAGCCCGGGCAGGTAAAACGGCTTCTTGAAAAAGTCGCTGCACGGGAAGTTGACCCATATACCGCTTCGGTGCAAATTTTGGATTTGGTTATGCAACAGGTGGTTGGACAGGCGACGCCGGCCCGGTAA
- the trxB gene encoding thioredoxin-disulfide reductase: MEKRDLVIIGGGPAGLSAGIYSARAALNTLLLERGVPGGMVVSTQNIENYPGFPGIGGPELMIQMEKQARGFGLEIMSSNVEKIEPSSKEITVITDKGPIKTGALIIATGAQPQLLNVKGEAEYTGRGVSYCATCDGAFFRGKKVAVVGGGDAAVEEAIYLTKFAEKVYVIHRRGELRATKIVQQRAFMNPKIEFVWHSVVDEINGTDTVEAALLRDVRNNFRSRLSADGVFIYIGYQPNADLVKDIVKVDDKGYIITDENMLTSQPGIYAAGDVRQKLLRQVVTAVADGAIAAVAAEKYLQAQR, translated from the coding sequence ATGGAGAAAAGAGACCTGGTTATTATTGGCGGCGGACCTGCAGGCCTCTCCGCTGGAATATACTCAGCTAGGGCCGCGCTCAATACATTGCTGCTGGAGAGGGGCGTCCCAGGGGGTATGGTGGTAAGCACCCAAAATATTGAGAATTATCCTGGCTTTCCAGGTATAGGCGGGCCCGAGCTTATGATCCAGATGGAGAAACAGGCCCGCGGCTTCGGACTGGAGATAATGTCCTCAAATGTTGAGAAGATTGAACCTTCATCCAAGGAAATTACTGTGATTACTGATAAAGGGCCAATCAAAACCGGAGCCCTGATAATTGCCACTGGAGCTCAGCCGCAACTGCTCAATGTAAAGGGAGAGGCTGAATATACCGGACGGGGTGTTTCCTACTGCGCTACCTGCGACGGCGCTTTTTTCCGTGGTAAAAAAGTCGCCGTGGTCGGTGGGGGAGACGCCGCAGTTGAGGAAGCCATTTATCTAACCAAATTTGCGGAAAAAGTTTACGTCATCCACAGGCGCGGTGAGTTGAGAGCTACCAAAATAGTCCAGCAACGGGCTTTCATGAACCCTAAGATTGAATTTGTCTGGCACAGTGTGGTTGATGAAATCAATGGTACAGATACGGTTGAGGCTGCGCTGCTCAGAGATGTCCGTAACAATTTCAGGTCGAGGCTTTCGGCTGATGGTGTTTTTATATATATTGGCTACCAGCCTAATGCCGACCTTGTTAAAGACATCGTCAAAGTGGACGACAAAGGCTATATCATAACCGATGAAAACATGCTGACATCTCAACCGGGTATATACGCAGCCGGGGATGTGCGGCAAAAACTATTACGTCAGGTTGTAACAGCTGTTGCTGACGGAGCTATAGCAGCTGTAGCAGCAGAAAAATACCTGCAAGCGCAAAGGTAA
- a CDS encoding adenylate kinase encodes MNLLIMGPPGAGKGTQAEVLARELNITNISTGDMFRAAIKEGTEMGRKAKEYMDMGELVPDSVVVGIIKDRLSQADCARGFLLDGFPRTVVQAEALEETLKTMGRTLDGVINIFVPREKIVDRLTGRRICRDCGASYHVQYNPPAKDDVCDACGGELYQRSDDNETVVNNRLDIYESKTQPLIDYYAKRNLLKSVNGDQDIKKVLGDILTILDK; translated from the coding sequence GTGAATCTTCTTATTATGGGGCCTCCGGGTGCGGGAAAAGGCACTCAGGCGGAAGTGTTGGCGAGGGAACTTAATATAACCAATATCTCTACCGGCGATATGTTTCGCGCTGCCATCAAGGAAGGCACTGAGATGGGCAGGAAAGCGAAGGAGTACATGGATATGGGCGAGCTTGTACCGGATTCTGTAGTGGTGGGAATTATAAAGGATCGCCTTTCTCAAGCGGACTGTGCCAGGGGATTTTTGTTGGACGGTTTTCCCCGCACTGTAGTGCAGGCCGAAGCGCTGGAAGAAACACTCAAGACAATGGGACGAACGCTTGACGGGGTAATCAACATCTTTGTACCACGTGAAAAAATAGTAGATCGTTTGACCGGCCGGCGTATTTGCCGTGACTGCGGCGCCAGTTACCACGTGCAATATAATCCACCAGCAAAAGATGATGTATGCGACGCATGTGGCGGCGAGTTGTATCAACGTAGTGATGACAATGAAACTGTTGTAAACAACCGTCTGGATATATATGAATCCAAAACCCAGCCTCTTATTGATTATTACGCCAAGAGAAATCTGCTGAAAAGCGTCAACGGAGACCAGGATATTAAAAAAGTGTTGGGTGATATCTTAACCATTCTGGACAAGTAA
- a CDS encoding DUF2935 domain-containing protein produces the protein MLSNEEFVIQSLDIHLFFLRIMKEHAFFLEGGFTPVNSDLARQADTFKKKYEALLTEAVTLTGGCISPGVASSGEVVTDFTLNAERATEFYTGISIDTNITRAELSLTKRVTQLNLQTLVQRVADLNQRAIAVTQSLINFKTIVLDSILACKMFTFNYPLLIDHIRREAILFVELLTRLQNRVMVDIIGFAVEQESFWNRIMAEHAKFIRGLLDPTEEVLFQTANNFGKEFDLLTAEAMALHSQINLFPQVTQKSLKETIGIRDFKRQGTEGILACRIRSIILPLLADHTLREANHYLRLLRIFSMSA, from the coding sequence ATGTTGTCAAATGAAGAGTTCGTAATACAATCATTGGACATACACTTATTCTTTTTGAGAATTATGAAGGAGCATGCCTTCTTTTTGGAAGGAGGCTTTACTCCCGTGAATTCTGATTTGGCCCGTCAGGCCGATACTTTTAAGAAAAAGTACGAGGCCTTGTTAACAGAGGCGGTAACCCTAACCGGCGGATGTATCAGCCCCGGTGTAGCCTCTTCAGGAGAAGTAGTTACCGATTTTACACTTAATGCTGAGAGGGCAACAGAGTTTTACACCGGCATATCTATTGACACCAACATTACCAGGGCGGAGCTTTCCCTTACTAAGCGGGTAACGCAGTTGAATTTACAAACGCTGGTACAACGTGTCGCTGATTTAAATCAGCGGGCAATTGCTGTGACTCAAAGCTTAATAAATTTTAAGACTATAGTCCTGGACAGTATTTTAGCTTGCAAGATGTTCACATTCAACTACCCGCTATTAATTGACCACATTCGCCGGGAAGCTATATTGTTTGTCGAACTGCTCACCAGACTGCAAAATAGGGTGATGGTAGATATTATCGGATTTGCAGTTGAACAGGAGTCCTTTTGGAATAGAATTATGGCAGAACATGCTAAATTTATCAGGGGGCTTTTAGATCCCACCGAAGAGGTCTTGTTCCAAACAGCCAATAACTTTGGTAAAGAATTTGATTTGCTTACTGCTGAAGCGATGGCCTTGCACAGTCAGATTAACCTTTTTCCGCAGGTTACGCAGAAAAGCCTGAAGGAAACTATTGGGATAAGGGATTTCAAGAGGCAAGGCACAGAGGGTATTCTTGCCTGCAGAATAAGGTCTATTATATTGCCTTTATTAGCTGACCATACCCTCAGAGAAGCCAATCATTATCTACGTTTATTAAGGATTTTTAGTATGAGTGCTTGA
- a CDS encoding acyltransferase, producing MIKLIYKLLRFLMTGYYTFMAGRLLQSVGRNTVFEGMFDVPLCHRVVIGDECLFAPGVSFVVTDTGSITLGNRIYIGRNCVLSSDTGISIGDNTMLAEFVSVIDANHSFEKNGLPIRDQDLNALPIKIGSDVWIGRGCAILRGTTVGDGAVIGANSVVTRDIPAYAVACGAPARVIKYRT from the coding sequence ATGATCAAGTTGATATACAAGTTACTCCGGTTCTTAATGACGGGCTACTATACTTTTATGGCCGGCCGGCTGCTGCAATCCGTTGGACGCAACACTGTTTTTGAAGGGATGTTTGATGTACCCCTTTGTCACCGTGTTGTTATTGGAGACGAATGCCTTTTTGCGCCGGGGGTTTCATTTGTAGTAACCGACACAGGCAGTATTACGCTGGGCAATAGGATATACATTGGAAGGAACTGTGTGTTGTCCAGTGATACCGGCATATCCATCGGTGATAATACCATGCTGGCCGAGTTTGTCAGTGTCATCGACGCAAACCACAGCTTTGAAAAAAACGGGCTCCCCATCCGTGACCAGGATTTAAACGCGCTTCCCATCAAAATTGGCAGTGATGTCTGGATTGGGAGGGGCTGTGCGATTTTGCGGGGGACGACTGTTGGAGACGGAGCGGTAATCGGGGCCAACAGCGTGGTAACCCGTGATATTCCTGCATATGCCGTGGCCTGCGGCGCCCCCGCCAGGGTTATTAAATATCGCACCTGA